The Nocardioides sp. S-1144 genome includes a region encoding these proteins:
- a CDS encoding redox-sensing transcriptional repressor Rex — MERRAVTARTPSRTLGESVRDIPEATVARLPVYLRALNTLAEADTRTCSSEELATAAGVNSAKLRKDLSYLGSYGTRGVGYDVDYLRYQIAREIGVTQDWPVVIVGIGNLGHALANYSGFRSRGFRVVALLDADDTRHGEVVAGVDVRAFDDLEEIVTTHGVAIGVIAAPAAAAQDVADRMVACGITSILNFAPSVISVPDGVDVRKVDLSIELQILAYHEQRKAQLS; from the coding sequence CTGGAGAGAAGAGCAGTGACCGCACGGACACCCAGCAGAACGTTGGGCGAGAGCGTCCGGGACATCCCGGAGGCGACCGTCGCCCGCCTGCCCGTCTACCTGCGAGCCCTCAACACCCTCGCCGAGGCCGATACCCGCACCTGCTCCAGCGAGGAGCTCGCGACGGCCGCGGGCGTCAACTCCGCCAAGCTCCGCAAGGACCTCTCCTACCTCGGCAGCTACGGCACCCGCGGCGTCGGCTACGACGTCGACTACCTGCGCTACCAGATCGCGCGCGAGATCGGCGTCACCCAGGACTGGCCGGTGGTGATCGTCGGGATCGGCAACCTCGGCCACGCGCTGGCCAACTACTCGGGCTTCCGCAGCCGCGGCTTCCGGGTCGTGGCCCTGCTCGACGCCGACGACACCCGCCACGGCGAGGTCGTCGCCGGGGTCGACGTCCGAGCCTTCGACGACCTCGAGGAGATCGTCACCACCCACGGCGTCGCGATCGGCGTGATCGCCGCGCCGGCCGCCGCCGCGCAGGACGTCGCCGACCGGATGGTCGCCTGCGGCATCACCAGCATCCTGAACTTCGCCCCGTCGGTGATCTCGGTGCCCGACGGCGTCGACGTCCGCAAGGTCGACCTGTCGATCGAGCTGCAGATTCTCGCCTACCACGAGCAGCGGAAGGCCCAGCTGTCATGA
- a CDS encoding glutamyl-tRNA reductase has translation MSILVVGISHNSAPVSVLERVALDADGVHKLVTDVASCAHVTEATVVSTCNRVEVYADVDRFHGSVESLSRLLVERAGETAEAMLQHLYVHYDDGAVAHLFQVAAGLDSMAVGEGQILGQTRAALRLGQELGTVGPALNSLFQQALRVGKRTRAETGIDRVAPSLVSAALDRAELAVGPVAGRAVVVVGAGAMAGLATATVSRLGAARVSVVNRSADRAQRLALEHAAVPVALADLPAALAGADVVITCTGATGILVTRDMVDRVRDADSAPLAVIDLALPHDVEPSVADLDGVSLIGLAELAESLADSDAGREVVEVRRVVGEEVDAFLTARRQSSVTPTVVALRSMATAVVDAEMSRLEARLPRLDDASRAEIRHTVRRVADKLLHEPTVRVRELANEQGAVSYERALAELFALDPEAVVAVTRPDVTATGRPSSAPATRSSDEQRRGDADATGGTP, from the coding sequence GTGAGCATCCTGGTCGTCGGCATCTCCCACAACAGCGCGCCGGTGTCGGTCCTCGAGCGGGTCGCGCTCGACGCCGACGGCGTCCACAAGCTCGTCACCGACGTCGCCTCCTGCGCCCACGTCACCGAGGCCACGGTCGTCTCCACCTGCAACCGGGTCGAGGTCTACGCCGACGTCGACCGCTTCCACGGCAGCGTCGAGTCGCTCTCCCGGCTGCTCGTCGAGCGCGCCGGCGAGACCGCCGAGGCGATGCTCCAGCACCTCTACGTCCACTACGACGACGGCGCGGTGGCCCACCTGTTCCAGGTGGCGGCCGGCCTCGACTCGATGGCCGTCGGCGAGGGCCAGATCCTGGGCCAGACCCGGGCCGCGCTGCGGCTGGGCCAGGAGCTCGGCACCGTCGGGCCCGCCCTCAACTCGCTCTTCCAGCAGGCCCTGCGCGTCGGCAAGCGCACCCGCGCCGAGACCGGCATCGACCGCGTCGCCCCGTCGTTGGTCAGCGCCGCGCTCGACCGCGCCGAGCTCGCCGTCGGCCCCGTCGCGGGCCGCGCGGTCGTCGTCGTCGGCGCCGGCGCGATGGCCGGTCTCGCCACCGCCACCGTGAGCCGCCTCGGCGCCGCCCGCGTCAGCGTCGTCAACCGCTCCGCCGACCGGGCCCAGCGCCTGGCCCTCGAGCACGCCGCCGTCCCGGTCGCCCTGGCCGACCTGCCCGCCGCGCTGGCCGGCGCCGACGTCGTCATCACCTGCACCGGCGCCACCGGCATCCTCGTCACCCGCGACATGGTCGACCGGGTGCGCGACGCCGACTCCGCCCCGCTGGCCGTCATCGACCTGGCGCTGCCCCACGACGTCGAGCCGAGCGTCGCCGACCTCGACGGGGTGTCGCTCATCGGGCTGGCCGAGCTGGCCGAGTCGCTCGCCGACAGCGACGCCGGCCGCGAGGTCGTCGAGGTCCGCCGCGTCGTCGGCGAGGAGGTCGACGCCTTCCTCACCGCCCGGCGCCAGTCCAGCGTCACCCCGACCGTCGTCGCGCTCCGCTCGATGGCCACCGCGGTCGTCGACGCCGAGATGAGCCGGCTCGAGGCGCGCCTGCCCCGGCTCGACGACGCCTCGCGCGCCGAGATCCGCCACACGGTGCGCCGCGTCGCCGACAAGCTGCTGCACGAGCCGACCGTCCGGGTCCGCGAGCTGGCCAACGAGCAGGGTGCGGTGTCCTACGAGCGCGCCCTCGCCGAGCTGTTCGCGCTCGACCCCGAGGCCGTCGTGGCCGTCACCCGGCCCGACGTCACCGCCACGGGGCGCCCCTCCTCGGCTCCCGCGACCCGCTCCTCCGACGAGCAGCGCCGCGGGGACGCCGACGCGACGGGGGGCACGCCGTGA
- the hemC gene encoding hydroxymethylbilane synthase has translation MTAASPVRVGTRRSLLATTQAGHVADLIRERLGHEVELVEITTEGDRSQASGTPLVGSSVTGVFVGALREALVDGRVDVAVHSLKDLPTQPAPGIALAAIPVREDPRDAVVARDGLTLGELPAGSRVGTGSPRRAAQLHALGLGLDVVGVRGNVDTRIGKVLDGELDGVVLARAGLARIERLADVTEVLDPLQMLPAPGQGALAVECRDGDPLALELARLDDPASRAAVEAERALLATLEGGCSAPIGALALVVEGDDGDELWVRAVALSPDGSLSVRKSASGDPADAAGVGNRLASEMLADGAGQLNPSAARPATADGGAAAQRPPSSQENPVAEVQNP, from the coding sequence GTGACCGCCGCCAGCCCGGTGCGCGTGGGCACCCGCCGCAGCCTCCTGGCCACCACCCAGGCCGGCCACGTCGCCGACCTGATCCGCGAGCGGCTCGGCCACGAGGTCGAGCTGGTCGAGATCACCACCGAGGGCGACCGCAGCCAGGCCAGCGGCACCCCGCTGGTCGGCTCCTCGGTCACCGGCGTCTTCGTCGGGGCGCTGCGCGAGGCCCTGGTCGACGGCCGGGTCGACGTCGCCGTCCACTCCCTCAAGGACCTCCCCACCCAGCCGGCCCCGGGCATCGCGCTGGCCGCGATCCCGGTCCGCGAGGACCCGCGCGACGCCGTCGTGGCCCGCGACGGGCTGACCCTCGGCGAGCTCCCGGCCGGCAGCCGGGTCGGCACCGGTTCGCCGCGCCGCGCCGCGCAGCTGCACGCCCTCGGTCTCGGTTTGGACGTCGTCGGCGTCCGTGGGAACGTCGACACCAGGATCGGCAAGGTGCTCGACGGCGAGCTCGACGGCGTCGTCCTGGCCCGCGCCGGTCTGGCCCGGATCGAGCGGCTCGCCGACGTCACGGAGGTGCTGGACCCCTTGCAGATGCTTCCCGCCCCCGGCCAGGGTGCGCTCGCGGTCGAGTGCCGCGACGGCGACCCCCTGGCGCTGGAGCTGGCCCGACTCGACGACCCGGCCTCCCGGGCGGCGGTCGAGGCCGAGCGGGCGCTGCTGGCCACCCTCGAGGGCGGCTGCTCGGCGCCCATCGGGGCGCTGGCCCTGGTCGTCGAGGGCGACGACGGAGATGAGCTCTGGGTGAGGGCCGTGGCGCTCTCACCCGACGGGTCGCTCTCGGTGCGGAAGTCCGCATCGGGTGACCCGGCCGACGCCGCGGGCGTCGGAAACCGGCTGGCGAGCGAGATGCTCGCCGACGGAGCAGGACAGCTGAATCCATCAGCTGCGAGACCAGCCACAGCGGACGGCGGGGCTGCGGCGCAGCGGCCGCCGTCGTCCCAGGAAAACCCAGTTGCAGAGGTGCAGAACCCATGA
- a CDS encoding bifunctional uroporphyrinogen-III C-methyltransferase/uroporphyrinogen-III synthase yields MTRAKSPSVADLIARSWVSFVGSGPGDPDLLTVRAVDLIRQADVVVTETPEHAGLVRTLLGLPTPVEPADVDDPAAVEPVGPVGPELVDGGFGEDGQPLTHANRAKVVVKQAKRGLRVVRLLSGEPFLYASGPEEAQACAKAGIGFEVVPGVSSVSAVPAYAGIPLTTKDHRELAVVTCGDKVDWSRYGDNRTLVLLSAVGQIADVAKALVAAGRSPQTPVAMTRVGTTTEQQTVASTLEHIAADARAARMSPPAITVVGDVVDLRETLSWFETKPLFGWRVLVPRTKDQAASLSTGLRGYGAVPEEVPTISVEPPRNPLQMDKAVRGLVEGRYEWIAFTSVNAVRAVREKFEEYGLDARAFSGLKIAAVGDKTAAAIAAWGLRADLVPSGEQSAAGLLADWPEYDEVLDPINRVFLPRADIATETLVAGLVDLGWECDDVTAYRTVRATPPPAPVRDAIKSGRFDAVVFTSSSTVRNLVGIAGKPHPSTVIAVIGPATAKTAEEHGLRVDVLAPKPDVDELVRALADFGGARRSAMVEAGEPVTKPSDRKPSARRSSRAKA; encoded by the coding sequence ATGACGCGAGCCAAGTCCCCCTCCGTTGCCGACCTGATCGCCCGCTCGTGGGTGTCGTTCGTCGGCAGCGGCCCCGGTGATCCCGACCTGCTGACGGTCCGCGCCGTCGACCTGATCCGTCAGGCCGACGTCGTCGTCACCGAGACGCCCGAGCACGCCGGGCTCGTCCGCACGCTCCTCGGCCTGCCGACGCCGGTCGAGCCGGCCGACGTCGACGACCCCGCCGCGGTGGAGCCGGTCGGGCCCGTCGGGCCCGAGCTGGTCGACGGCGGCTTCGGCGAGGACGGCCAGCCCCTCACCCACGCCAACCGCGCCAAGGTCGTCGTCAAGCAGGCCAAGCGCGGCCTGCGGGTCGTCCGGCTGCTGTCCGGCGAGCCGTTCCTGTACGCCTCCGGACCGGAGGAGGCCCAGGCCTGTGCCAAGGCCGGCATCGGCTTCGAGGTCGTCCCCGGCGTCTCCTCGGTCTCCGCGGTCCCGGCCTACGCCGGCATCCCGCTCACCACCAAGGACCACCGCGAGCTCGCGGTCGTCACCTGTGGCGACAAGGTCGACTGGAGCCGCTACGGCGACAACCGCACCCTCGTGCTGCTCTCGGCCGTCGGCCAGATCGCCGACGTCGCCAAGGCGCTCGTCGCCGCCGGCCGGTCGCCGCAGACCCCCGTCGCGATGACCCGCGTCGGCACCACCACCGAGCAGCAGACCGTCGCCTCCACGCTGGAGCACATCGCGGCCGACGCCCGCGCCGCCCGGATGTCGCCGCCGGCGATCACCGTCGTCGGTGACGTCGTCGACCTGCGCGAGACGCTGTCGTGGTTCGAGACCAAGCCGCTCTTCGGCTGGCGCGTGCTGGTGCCCCGCACCAAGGACCAGGCCGCCTCGCTCTCCACCGGCCTGCGCGGCTACGGCGCCGTGCCCGAGGAGGTCCCGACGATCTCGGTCGAGCCGCCGCGCAACCCGCTGCAGATGGACAAGGCCGTGCGCGGCCTCGTCGAGGGCCGCTACGAGTGGATCGCCTTCACCTCGGTCAACGCCGTGCGCGCGGTCCGCGAGAAGTTCGAGGAGTACGGCCTCGACGCCCGTGCCTTCTCGGGCCTCAAGATCGCCGCCGTCGGCGACAAGACCGCCGCCGCGATCGCCGCCTGGGGCCTGCGCGCCGACCTGGTCCCCTCGGGGGAGCAGTCGGCCGCCGGCCTGCTCGCCGACTGGCCCGAGTACGACGAGGTGCTCGACCCCATCAACCGGGTCTTCCTGCCCCGTGCCGACATCGCCACCGAGACCCTCGTGGCCGGCCTGGTCGACCTCGGCTGGGAGTGCGACGACGTCACCGCCTACCGCACCGTGCGGGCCACCCCGCCGCCGGCGCCGGTGCGCGACGCGATCAAGTCCGGTCGCTTCGACGCGGTCGTCTTCACCTCGTCCTCGACCGTGCGCAACCTCGTCGGCATCGCCGGCAAGCCGCACCCCTCGACCGTCATCGCCGTCATCGGGCCCGCGACGGCCAAGACCGCCGAGGAGCACGGCCTCCGCGTCGACGTGCTGGCCCCCAAGCCGGACGTCGACGAGCTGGTCCGCGCCCTCGCCGACTTCGGTGGCGCCCGCCGCTCGGCCATGGTGGAGGCCGGCGAGCCGGTCACCAAGCCGTCCGACCGGAAGCCGTCCGCGCGACGCTCGAGCCGCGCCAAGGCGTGA
- the hemB gene encoding porphobilinogen synthase, producing the protein MTDAAPHVRRPTIRPRRLRTTPALRRAVAETSLEARQLVLPVFVREGLTEPRPISSMPGVVQHSTDSLRRAAAEAADLGLAGIMLFGIPEHKDAVGSGAVDPDGVLNRAIVDVVAEVGDALPVMADLCLDEFTDHGHCGVLTADGRVDNDATLEVYAEMARAQAAAGVDLVGPSGMMDGQVAVVRDALDGAGHTDVAVLAYSAKYASAFFGPFREAVDSSLRGDRRTYQQDPANGREGVREALLDIAEGADIVMVKPALAYLDVLRRVRDAVDVPVAAYNISGEYSMVEAAAAHGWIDREAAILETLVSIRRAGADIVLTYWASEAARLLRTRTR; encoded by the coding sequence ATGACCGACGCCGCACCCCACGTCCGCCGCCCCACGATCCGCCCGCGCCGCCTGCGGACCACGCCGGCGCTGCGCCGGGCGGTGGCGGAGACCTCGTTGGAGGCGCGCCAGCTGGTGCTGCCGGTGTTCGTGCGCGAGGGGCTCACCGAGCCGCGACCGATCTCCTCGATGCCGGGCGTCGTGCAGCACTCGACCGACAGCCTGCGGCGCGCGGCCGCGGAGGCCGCCGACCTCGGGCTCGCCGGGATCATGCTGTTCGGCATCCCCGAGCACAAGGACGCCGTGGGCTCCGGCGCGGTCGACCCCGACGGCGTCCTCAACCGGGCGATCGTCGACGTCGTCGCCGAGGTCGGCGACGCGCTGCCGGTGATGGCCGACCTGTGCCTCGACGAGTTCACCGACCACGGCCACTGCGGGGTGCTGACCGCCGACGGCCGCGTCGACAACGACGCCACCCTCGAGGTGTACGCCGAGATGGCGCGGGCCCAGGCCGCGGCCGGCGTCGACCTGGTCGGCCCCAGCGGGATGATGGACGGCCAGGTCGCGGTGGTGCGCGACGCCCTCGACGGCGCCGGTCACACCGACGTCGCCGTCCTGGCCTACTCGGCGAAGTACGCCTCCGCCTTCTTCGGTCCGTTCCGCGAGGCCGTCGACTCCTCGCTGCGGGGCGACCGCCGGACCTACCAGCAGGACCCCGCCAACGGGCGCGAGGGCGTCCGCGAGGCCCTGCTCGACATCGCCGAGGGCGCCGACATCGTCATGGTCAAGCCCGCCCTGGCCTACCTCGACGTGCTGCGTCGGGTCCGCGACGCCGTCGACGTGCCGGTGGCGGCGTACAACATCTCCGGCGAGTACTCGATGGTCGAGGCCGCCGCCGCGCACGGGTGGATCGACCGCGAGGCCGCGATCCTGGAGACGCTGGTCTCGATCCGGCGCGCCGGCGCCGACATCGTGCTCACCTACTGGGCGAGCGAGGCGGCCCGGCTGTTGAGGACCCGAACCCGCTAG
- a CDS encoding lytic transglycosylase domain-containing protein produces MPVSRFGTLQKASAIVPLALLSVAWTASLTTTGSASGRAAAADSGGLLPDGSRVPAQAIEAPASVSAPDKTSGSVGGVEGNAREIVAGSSTSGIPAQALAAYQRAETVINAADKSCNLSWQLVAAIGRVESDHGRFGGSELDARGVASPAIRGIALDGRNDTAVIRDTDAGQYDDDPTFDRAVGPMQFIPSTWAVVGVDADNDGVRDPQDIDDAALATAVYLCSGKDDLATLAGQRASVFRYNHSEAYVDLVLSIMDAYLDGDFTSVPEGTSAAGNADPTPLPGRNDGDDGRGDRDRDRGGPRDQPVPSAEQVPGPDPTGTTDPDDGGSDNGSGDGGGSGDGDGSTGGGGGGDGAGDGGSGGSGGTGGGGSGGGGPDLPDVPQVIPTELPTTGVEPLDDLLTLTQAALRCTAEGFINNLLRNDDPFDQCVKRYTT; encoded by the coding sequence ATGCCCGTCTCACGGTTCGGCACTCTGCAGAAGGCGTCAGCGATCGTGCCGCTGGCCCTGTTGTCCGTCGCGTGGACGGCGAGCCTGACCACCACCGGGTCCGCGTCGGGTCGCGCCGCGGCGGCTGACTCCGGGGGCCTGCTCCCCGACGGGTCCCGCGTCCCCGCCCAGGCGATCGAGGCCCCGGCCTCGGTCTCGGCACCCGACAAGACCTCCGGCTCGGTCGGCGGCGTCGAGGGCAACGCCCGTGAGATCGTCGCGGGCTCCTCGACCAGCGGCATCCCGGCCCAGGCGCTCGCGGCCTACCAGCGCGCCGAGACCGTCATCAACGCCGCCGACAAGTCCTGCAACCTGTCGTGGCAGCTGGTCGCGGCGATCGGCCGGGTCGAGTCCGACCACGGCCGCTTCGGTGGCAGCGAGCTCGACGCCCGGGGGGTCGCCTCCCCCGCCATCCGGGGCATCGCCCTCGACGGCCGCAACGACACTGCGGTCATCCGCGACACCGACGCCGGCCAGTACGACGACGACCCCACCTTCGACCGCGCCGTCGGACCGATGCAGTTCATCCCCTCCACGTGGGCCGTGGTCGGGGTCGACGCCGACAACGACGGCGTCCGCGACCCGCAGGACATCGACGACGCCGCCCTGGCGACCGCGGTCTACCTCTGCTCCGGCAAGGACGACCTCGCCACGCTCGCCGGCCAGCGCGCCAGCGTCTTCCGCTACAACCACTCCGAGGCCTACGTCGACCTGGTCCTGTCCATCATGGACGCCTACCTCGACGGCGACTTCACCTCCGTCCCGGAGGGCACCTCGGCGGCCGGCAACGCCGACCCCACCCCGCTCCCCGGTCGCAACGACGGCGACGACGGGCGGGGCGACCGGGACCGCGACCGCGGCGGGCCCCGCGACCAGCCGGTCCCGAGCGCCGAGCAGGTGCCCGGACCCGACCCGACCGGCACCACCGACCCCGACGACGGCGGGTCCGACAACGGCTCCGGCGACGGGGGCGGCTCCGGTGACGGCGACGGCTCCACCGGCGGTGGCGGCGGCGGGGACGGTGCGGGTGACGGCGGCTCCGGCGGTTCGGGCGGCACCGGTGGTGGTGGTTCGGGCGGTGGCGGTCCCGACCTCCCCGACGTCCCGCAGGTCATCCCCACCGAACTGCCCACCACCGGCGTCGAGCCGCTCGACGACCTCCTGACGCTGACGCAGGCTGCACTCAGGTGCACCGCCGAGGGCTTCATCAACAACCTGTTGAGGAACGACGATCCTTTCGACCAGTGCGTGAAGAGATACACGACCTGA
- the hemL gene encoding glutamate-1-semialdehyde 2,1-aminomutase, translating to MFDRARAVIPGGVSSPVRAFNAVGGTPRFIRSAAGPRLTDVDGNTYVDLVCSWGPMLVGHAHPEVQEAVLAAVARGTSYGAPTEPEVELGEEILARTPVERVRFVSSGTEATMSAIRLARGFTGREVVVKFAGCYHGHVDALLASAGSGLITFAVPGTPGVPVSSTELTLVLPYNDRAAVTAAFAEHGDRIACVITEAAPGNMGVVPPEPGFNQFLSETCTRHGALFVSDEVMTGFRASRRGQWGLDGAVEGWAPDLMTFGKVMGGGFPAAAFGGRADVMSMLAPEGPVYQAGTLSGNPVATTAGLATLRLATDEVYARLTAAGDTIKAATAEALSAAGVAHTIQSVGTMFSVFLCEGPVRDFTEASRTDVAAYAALFHAMLDAGVYLPPSAYEAWFLSSAHDDAAVQTILDALPGAARAAARTQK from the coding sequence ATGTTCGACCGGGCGCGGGCGGTGATCCCCGGCGGCGTGTCCTCACCGGTCCGGGCGTTCAACGCGGTCGGCGGCACCCCGCGCTTCATCCGCTCCGCGGCCGGCCCCCGGCTCACCGACGTCGACGGCAACACCTACGTCGACCTCGTCTGCTCCTGGGGACCGATGCTCGTCGGGCACGCCCACCCCGAGGTGCAGGAGGCCGTGCTGGCCGCGGTCGCCCGCGGCACCTCCTACGGCGCGCCGACCGAGCCCGAGGTCGAGCTCGGCGAGGAGATCCTCGCCCGGACGCCGGTCGAGCGGGTCCGCTTCGTCTCCTCCGGCACCGAGGCGACGATGTCGGCGATCCGGCTGGCCCGCGGCTTCACCGGCCGCGAGGTCGTGGTGAAGTTCGCCGGCTGCTACCACGGCCACGTCGACGCGCTGCTGGCCTCGGCGGGCTCAGGCCTCATCACCTTCGCGGTGCCGGGCACCCCCGGCGTGCCGGTGTCCTCCACCGAGCTGACCCTCGTCCTGCCCTACAACGACCGCGCCGCGGTCACCGCCGCCTTCGCCGAGCACGGCGACCGGATCGCCTGCGTGATCACCGAGGCCGCCCCCGGCAACATGGGCGTCGTCCCGCCCGAGCCGGGGTTCAACCAGTTCCTCTCCGAGACCTGCACCCGGCACGGCGCACTGTTCGTCAGCGACGAGGTGATGACCGGCTTCCGCGCCTCCCGCCGGGGCCAGTGGGGTCTCGACGGCGCCGTCGAGGGCTGGGCGCCCGACCTGATGACCTTCGGCAAGGTGATGGGCGGCGGGTTCCCGGCGGCGGCGTTCGGCGGCCGGGCCGACGTGATGTCGATGCTCGCGCCCGAGGGGCCCGTCTACCAGGCCGGCACCCTCTCGGGGAACCCCGTCGCCACGACCGCCGGGCTGGCGACGCTCCGCCTGGCCACCGACGAGGTCTACGCCCGCCTCACCGCCGCCGGCGACACGATCAAGGCCGCGACCGCGGAGGCGCTCTCCGCGGCCGGCGTCGCGCACACCATCCAGTCGGTCGGCACGATGTTCTCGGTCTTCCTGTGCGAGGGCCCGGTGCGCGACTTCACCGAGGCCTCCCGCACCGACGTCGCGGCCTACGCCGCCTTGTTCCACGCCATGCTGGACGCCGGGGTCTACCTGCCGCCGTCGGCCTACGAGGCGTGGTTCCTGTCCTCGGCGCACGACGACGCCGCCGTCCAGACCATCCTCGACGCCCTCCCGGGCGCCGCCCGAGCCGCTGCCCGCACCCAGAAGTGA
- a CDS encoding histidine phosphatase family protein — MSTPDTIVHLLRHGEVHNPEGVLYGRRDGFHLSDLGNRMAQKVADTIKDRDIVHLVSSPLERAQETAAPLALARGLTPVLDERVLESTNKFEGMTFGKGRNSLKNPSTWRHLWNPFKPSWGEPYDQVVARMMAAVRDAREAAAGHEAVVVSHQLPIWITRLAAEKRSYLHHPKNRQCTLCSLTSLHFVGDRLTQVAYSEPAGDLIPVGDKGAPFSAGNAPEEKRP, encoded by the coding sequence GTGAGCACCCCCGACACCATCGTCCACCTCCTGCGCCACGGGGAGGTCCACAACCCCGAGGGCGTCCTGTACGGCCGCCGGGACGGCTTCCACCTCTCCGACCTCGGCAACCGGATGGCCCAGAAGGTGGCCGACACCATCAAGGACCGCGACATCGTCCACCTGGTGTCCTCCCCGCTGGAGCGGGCCCAGGAGACGGCCGCGCCGCTGGCGCTGGCGCGCGGCCTGACCCCGGTGCTCGACGAGCGGGTGCTGGAGTCGACCAACAAGTTCGAGGGCATGACCTTCGGCAAGGGCCGCAACTCCCTGAAGAACCCGAGCACCTGGCGACACCTGTGGAACCCCTTCAAGCCGTCGTGGGGCGAGCCCTACGACCAGGTCGTGGCGCGGATGATGGCCGCGGTCCGCGACGCCCGCGAGGCGGCCGCCGGCCACGAGGCCGTCGTGGTCTCCCACCAGCTGCCGATCTGGATCACCCGGCTGGCCGCCGAGAAGCGCTCCTACCTGCACCACCCCAAGAACCGGCAGTGCACGCTGTGCTCGCTGACGTCGCTGCACTTCGTCGGCGACCGGCTCACCCAGGTCGCCTACAGCGAGCCCGCGGGCGACCTGATCCCCGTCGGCGACAAGGGCGCCCCCTTCTCGGCCGGCAACGCGCCGGAGGAGAAGCGGCCCTGA
- a CDS encoding TlpA family protein disulfide reductase: MRVRRFVAAALLTPTLALVAGCSGGLDGTGDANFVYGDGAITLVPPEDRGDTVDIAGETLGGEQLDLADLRGRVVVLNVWGSWCNPCREEAPVLKTASEEVDAAFVGLSFRENSFENARSFEREFGIGYPTIADTGAGVLQLGRWAPTSPPTTYVLDEQGRVAALITGAVTSATTLEDLVEDVANADG, translated from the coding sequence ATGCGTGTTCGCCGGTTCGTCGCCGCGGCCCTCCTCACGCCGACCCTCGCCCTCGTGGCCGGGTGCAGCGGCGGGCTCGACGGCACCGGCGACGCCAACTTCGTCTACGGCGACGGCGCGATCACCCTGGTCCCGCCGGAGGACCGCGGCGACACCGTCGACATCGCGGGGGAGACCCTCGGCGGTGAGCAGCTCGACCTCGCCGACCTGCGCGGCCGGGTCGTCGTCCTCAACGTGTGGGGCTCGTGGTGCAACCCGTGCCGCGAGGAGGCGCCGGTGCTGAAGACCGCCTCAGAGGAGGTCGACGCCGCCTTCGTCGGCCTCAGCTTCCGCGAGAACTCCTTCGAGAACGCCCGCTCCTTCGAGCGCGAGTTCGGCATCGGGTACCCGACGATCGCCGACACCGGGGCCGGCGTGCTGCAGCTGGGCCGGTGGGCGCCGACGTCCCCGCCGACGACCTACGTGCTCGACGAGCAGGGTCGTGTCGCCGCGCTCATCACCGGGGCGGTCACCTCGGCGACCACGCTCGAGGACCTCGTCGAGGACGTCGCGAACGCCGATGGGTGA